From Cellulomonas chengniuliangii, the proteins below share one genomic window:
- a CDS encoding ABC transporter ATP-binding protein, giving the protein MLQLDGITRSFGDRRVLDDVSFTVASGRLTGFVGANGAGKTTTMRIILGVLSPDAGAVTIDGRPLDTVQRRSFGYMPEERGLYPKMKIAEQLAYLARLHGFDKATAMDRARDLLERLGLGERADDALESLSLGNQQRAQVAAALVHDPQLLILDEPFSGLDPMAVDVVLAVLAEKAATGVPVLFSSHQLDVVERLCDDLVIIGGGKIRAAGSRAALHEEFGSTRYEIAATQDIGWLRSERGVRVVEFDGGSALFEAEPEAAQAVLRSALERGPVTTFGPQRPTLGEIFREIVAEPTDEPGHAGDVTAPLANQKEMAR; this is encoded by the coding sequence ATGCTGCAGCTCGACGGCATCACCCGGTCATTCGGAGATCGTCGCGTGCTCGACGACGTGTCCTTCACGGTCGCGAGCGGCCGCCTGACGGGGTTCGTCGGCGCCAACGGCGCGGGCAAGACGACCACCATGCGGATCATCTTGGGCGTGCTCTCGCCCGACGCCGGCGCGGTCACCATCGACGGGCGTCCCCTGGACACCGTCCAGCGCCGCTCGTTCGGGTACATGCCCGAGGAGCGCGGCCTGTACCCGAAGATGAAGATCGCCGAGCAGCTCGCCTACCTCGCCCGGCTGCACGGCTTCGACAAGGCGACAGCGATGGACCGGGCCCGCGACCTGCTGGAGCGCCTGGGCCTGGGCGAGCGCGCCGACGACGCGTTGGAGAGCCTCTCGCTGGGCAACCAGCAGCGGGCCCAGGTGGCCGCCGCGCTGGTCCACGACCCGCAGCTGCTCATCCTCGACGAGCCGTTCTCGGGCCTGGACCCGATGGCCGTGGACGTGGTCCTCGCCGTGCTCGCCGAGAAGGCCGCGACAGGAGTCCCGGTTCTGTTCTCGTCGCACCAGCTCGACGTGGTCGAGCGGCTGTGCGACGACCTGGTGATCATCGGCGGCGGGAAGATCCGCGCCGCGGGATCGCGCGCCGCCCTGCACGAGGAGTTCGGCTCGACCCGCTACGAGATCGCCGCGACCCAGGACATCGGGTGGCTGCGCAGCGAGCGCGGCGTGCGCGTCGTCGAGTTCGACGGCGGCTCAGCGCTGTTCGAGGCCGAGCCCGAGGCCGCGCAGGCCGTGCTGCGCTCGGCGCTCGAGCGGGGCCCGGTGACCACCTTCGGGCCCCAGCGCCCGACCCTCGGGGAGATCTTCCGCGAGATCGTCGCCGAGCCCACAGACGAGCCCGGCCACGCCGGCGACGTCACCGCACCCCTCGCGAACCAGAAGGAGATGGCCCGATGA
- a CDS encoding DMT family transporter, producing the protein MEAKWRWVLVTAIAPVAWGSNYYVTRQFLPPESPLWGSALRALPAGVLLLLLARRLPRGSWWWRSLVLGALNIGAFFVLVYVASQLLPSSVASTIMATSALALMLLAWPLLSERPAALGVLGAVTGVAGVGALLLGPGAPVRGWGVAASIAAMAMSSIGFVLTKRWAPTESTVAVTSWQLIGGGALILPVALVVEGPPPPLGGPALLGFGYVTVVATALAYVAWFAGLRQLPAGAVGALGLLNPVTGMLLGALAAGEAFGARQAVGSGLVLLGVLVSQQRSGAGVLRTAPPWRRKMEPCALP; encoded by the coding sequence ATGGAAGCAAAATGGCGGTGGGTCCTCGTCACCGCGATCGCGCCCGTGGCGTGGGGCTCGAACTACTACGTGACCCGCCAGTTCCTGCCCCCCGAGTCGCCGCTGTGGGGCTCCGCCCTCCGCGCGCTGCCGGCCGGAGTCCTGCTGCTGCTCCTCGCGCGCAGGCTCCCCCGCGGCTCGTGGTGGTGGCGGTCGCTCGTGCTGGGCGCGCTCAACATCGGGGCCTTCTTCGTCCTGGTGTACGTGGCCTCCCAGCTGCTGCCGTCCAGCGTGGCGTCCACGATCATGGCGACCTCGGCGCTCGCCCTCATGCTGCTCGCCTGGCCGCTGCTCTCGGAGCGGCCCGCCGCCCTCGGCGTCCTGGGCGCCGTGACCGGCGTCGCGGGCGTCGGAGCACTCCTGCTCGGACCGGGAGCCCCGGTGCGCGGCTGGGGCGTGGCCGCGTCGATCGCGGCCATGGCGATGTCGTCGATCGGCTTCGTCCTGACCAAGCGATGGGCGCCCACGGAGTCGACCGTCGCCGTGACCTCCTGGCAGCTGATCGGCGGCGGCGCGCTGATCCTGCCCGTCGCGCTCGTGGTCGAGGGCCCGCCACCGCCGCTCGGCGGCCCCGCGCTCCTGGGATTCGGATACGTGACGGTGGTGGCCACAGCGCTCGCCTACGTCGCCTGGTTCGCGGGCCTGCGCCAGCTGCCCGCGGGCGCCGTCGGGGCGCTCGGTCTGCTCAACCCGGTCACCGGGATGCTACTCGGCGCCCTGGCCGCCGGGGAGGCCTTCGGCGCCCGCCAGGCGGTGGGCTCAGGGCTCGTCCTCCTCGGCGTGCTGGTCAGCCAGCAGCGGAGCGGAGCGGGCGTTCTCCGCACCGCTCCCCCGTGGCGGCGCAAGATGGAGCCATGCGCCCTTCCATGA
- a CDS encoding VOC family protein codes for MERMIFVNLPVADVTASREFYTGLGFNVNEMFSDAQVTSIVVSDAIVVMIMERDRFADFAEAPVADPRATVQVLNALSASSREEVDTLVGNAVAHGGSVYGKTQEDGPMYGRAVTDPDGHVWEFVHMDMSAVG; via the coding sequence ATGGAACGCATGATCTTCGTGAACCTGCCCGTGGCGGACGTGACCGCGTCCCGCGAGTTCTACACCGGGCTCGGGTTCAACGTGAACGAGATGTTCAGCGACGCGCAGGTGACCTCGATCGTCGTCTCGGACGCGATCGTCGTGATGATCATGGAGCGCGACCGCTTCGCCGACTTCGCGGAGGCGCCCGTCGCCGATCCTCGCGCCACGGTGCAGGTCCTCAACGCGTTGTCCGCGAGCTCCCGCGAGGAGGTCGACACGCTGGTGGGCAACGCCGTCGCGCACGGCGGATCGGTGTACGGCAAGACCCAGGAGGACGGCCCGATGTACGGGCGGGCCGTGACCGACCCGGACGGGCACGTCTGGGAGTTCGTCCACATGGACATGTCGGCCGTCGGCTGA
- the rsfS gene encoding ribosome silencing factor — protein sequence MPATERAVELAILAARAAADLKAEEIIALDVSEQLVLTDAFVIASGTNERQVGAIVDAVEESLHKAGSKAVRREGKSEGRWVLLDFGDIVVHVQHAEDRVYYALEKLWKDCPAIELPADIRSGDGTTADETVEDGTAG from the coding sequence GTGCCGGCAACCGAACGCGCCGTCGAGCTCGCCATCCTGGCAGCCCGCGCCGCAGCCGACCTCAAGGCTGAAGAGATCATCGCCCTCGACGTGAGCGAGCAGCTCGTCCTGACGGACGCGTTCGTCATCGCGTCGGGCACCAACGAGCGCCAGGTCGGCGCCATCGTCGACGCCGTCGAGGAGTCCCTGCACAAGGCCGGCTCCAAGGCCGTGCGGCGCGAGGGCAAGTCGGAGGGCCGCTGGGTCCTCCTGGACTTCGGCGACATCGTGGTCCACGTGCAGCACGCCGAGGACCGCGTGTACTACGCGCTCGAGAAGCTGTGGAAGGACTGCCCGGCCATCGAGCTCCCGGCGGACATCCGCAGCGGGGACGGCACCACCGCCGACGAGACCGTCGAGGACGGAACCGCCGGATGA
- a CDS encoding MBL fold metallo-hydrolase, with product MTGLTVDVLDSSETTLTKTSTLVYGDEALMVVDAGFTRSQAHRIVAAALDTGRPVTNVLISGAGPDFYFGSGIVADAFPDAHMFATPRVVDHILRTYERKRIQWERLGRNLPTRRAVIDPWPDDTFEFDGFLFELRAGGDPLAWRGDYLWQPQTRTVLGGALLFGGDHVWTAGTPTKADRAAWAARLRGVQETGARKLVPGHRKPGWQGDPVTWTLQYLDVFEEVVTATSDPGVAAKALRERFPDAGFLAAVDIGVKVALGALSWD from the coding sequence ATGACAGGGTTGACGGTCGACGTGCTGGACTCCTCCGAGACCACGCTGACGAAGACGAGCACGCTGGTCTACGGCGACGAGGCGCTCATGGTCGTCGACGCGGGCTTCACCCGGTCGCAGGCCCACCGCATCGTGGCGGCTGCCCTCGACACCGGCAGGCCCGTCACGAACGTGCTGATCAGCGGCGCGGGCCCGGACTTCTACTTCGGCTCGGGCATCGTCGCCGACGCGTTCCCCGACGCGCACATGTTCGCCACGCCGCGGGTCGTCGACCACATCCTGCGGACCTACGAGCGCAAGCGCATCCAGTGGGAGCGGCTCGGGCGCAACCTGCCCACCCGCAGGGCGGTGATCGACCCGTGGCCCGACGACACGTTCGAGTTCGACGGGTTCCTGTTCGAGCTGCGCGCGGGCGGCGACCCGCTGGCGTGGCGCGGCGACTACCTCTGGCAGCCGCAGACCCGGACGGTGCTCGGCGGCGCGCTGCTGTTCGGCGGCGATCACGTCTGGACGGCCGGGACGCCGACGAAGGCAGACCGCGCGGCGTGGGCGGCCCGCCTGCGCGGCGTCCAGGAGACGGGCGCCCGGAAGCTGGTCCCCGGACATCGCAAGCCGGGCTGGCAGGGCGACCCGGTCACCTGGACGTTGCAGTACCTGGACGTGTTCGAGGAGGTGGTCACCGCGACGAGCGACCCGGGCGTAGCGGCGAAGGCGCTGCGCGAGAGGTTCCCCGACGCCGGCTTCCTCGCAGCGGTCGACATCGGGGTCAAGGTCGCGTTGGGCGCGCTCTCGTGGGACTGA
- the nadD gene encoding nicotinate-nucleotide adenylyltransferase has protein sequence MTPRRPRLGVMGGTFDPIHHGHLVAASEVAAEFDLDEVIFVPTGQPTFKQGQHVTAAEHRYLMAVIATASNPRFTVSRVDIDRPGLTYTVDTLRDLNSQRPGADLFFITGADAVEQILTWKDPDELFGMAQFVAVTRPGHTLSIAGLPADRVSQHEIPALAISSTDVRARARAGQPVWYLVPDGVVQYIAKHGLYRGNDE, from the coding sequence ATGACGCCGCGACGGCCCCGGCTCGGTGTGATGGGCGGCACGTTCGACCCGATCCACCACGGCCACCTGGTCGCCGCGAGCGAGGTGGCGGCCGAGTTCGACCTGGACGAGGTGATCTTCGTCCCCACCGGGCAGCCGACGTTCAAGCAGGGCCAGCACGTCACCGCCGCAGAGCATCGGTACCTCATGGCGGTCATCGCGACCGCGTCCAACCCGCGGTTCACGGTGAGCCGGGTCGACATCGACCGCCCAGGCCTGACGTACACCGTCGACACGCTGCGCGACCTCAACTCGCAGCGCCCGGGCGCCGATCTGTTCTTCATCACAGGCGCCGATGCCGTCGAGCAGATCCTCACCTGGAAGGACCCGGACGAGCTCTTCGGCATGGCACAGTTCGTCGCCGTGACCCGCCCAGGTCACACGTTGTCCATCGCCGGCTTGCCCGCGGACCGGGTCAGCCAGCACGAGATCCCTGCGCTGGCCATCTCCTCGACGGATGTCCGCGCGCGTGCGCGCGCCGGTCAGCCCGTCTGGTACCTCGTCCCCGACGGGGTGGTCCAGTACATCGCGAAGCACGGTCTGTATCGAGGTAACGATGAGTGA
- a CDS encoding sensor histidine kinase: MSSNDATEQPIDPDSTAWRRRLPTAAEGRADVGMAVALFAGAVLSWVLYRTAGIYEDPASGPVSLLCLAGATLPLAWRRRWPAAVGAAVATAFVLIATLSVPELLVVNIALFMALYSVGAWEPSRRRATWVRVAVIIGMLVWLLVSLFQASTDEEMLEKFDGAGVLSPMVAYMLIQLLTNVLYFAGAYWFGDHAWASARDRARMRWRTRELQVERLRVEAQAVTIERLRLARELHDSVGHHVSLMGVQAAAARTLLDVDRERAAAAMEHVEDAAREAVDELHGLLTTLRVHESEGGPQEAVGSLGVDRIPELVEGACEAGVRATYQVVGEPAPLPPVTSLNLYRIAQEALTNVRKHAGASAQADVRLRYLTDAVELEVADDGVGLRRASSDGAAGRLGLVGMRERVAADGGELLTAPRRLGGFVVRAQVPLRRETADARRETADV; the protein is encoded by the coding sequence GTGAGCAGCAACGACGCCACCGAGCAGCCGATCGACCCCGACAGCACCGCCTGGCGGCGCCGCCTCCCGACCGCCGCCGAGGGGCGCGCCGACGTGGGCATGGCCGTCGCGCTCTTCGCGGGCGCGGTGCTGAGCTGGGTGCTGTACCGGACCGCCGGGATCTACGAGGACCCCGCTTCCGGGCCGGTGTCCCTGCTCTGCCTCGCTGGCGCGACCCTGCCGCTCGCGTGGCGCAGGCGGTGGCCGGCGGCAGTGGGCGCCGCGGTGGCCACGGCGTTCGTGCTGATCGCCACGCTGTCGGTGCCGGAGCTGCTGGTCGTCAACATCGCGCTGTTCATGGCGCTGTACTCGGTGGGCGCCTGGGAGCCGTCGCGGCGGCGGGCCACGTGGGTGCGCGTCGCCGTGATCATCGGGATGCTGGTGTGGCTCCTGGTGTCGCTGTTCCAAGCCTCGACCGACGAGGAGATGCTCGAGAAGTTCGACGGGGCGGGCGTGCTCTCCCCGATGGTCGCGTACATGCTCATCCAGCTGCTCACGAACGTCCTGTACTTCGCCGGCGCGTACTGGTTCGGCGACCATGCGTGGGCCTCGGCTCGCGACCGGGCCCGCATGCGCTGGCGCACGCGCGAGCTGCAGGTCGAGCGGCTCCGCGTCGAGGCGCAGGCGGTGACCATCGAGCGGCTGCGCCTGGCCCGTGAGCTGCACGACTCCGTCGGCCACCACGTGTCGTTGATGGGCGTGCAGGCCGCCGCCGCGCGCACCCTGCTCGACGTCGACCGTGAGCGGGCGGCGGCCGCCATGGAGCACGTCGAGGACGCCGCGCGCGAGGCCGTCGACGAGCTCCACGGGCTGCTGACCACGTTGCGGGTGCACGAGTCGGAGGGCGGCCCGCAGGAGGCGGTGGGCTCGCTCGGCGTCGACCGGATCCCCGAGCTGGTCGAGGGCGCGTGCGAGGCCGGGGTGCGGGCCACCTACCAGGTGGTGGGCGAGCCGGCGCCGCTGCCGCCCGTCACGTCGCTCAACCTGTACCGGATCGCGCAGGAGGCGCTCACCAACGTGCGCAAGCACGCCGGGGCGAGCGCCCAGGCCGACGTGCGCCTGCGGTACCTGACCGACGCGGTGGAGCTCGAGGTCGCCGACGACGGAGTGGGGCTGCGCCGGGCGTCGTCCGACGGCGCCGCGGGCAGGCTCGGGCTGGTGGGCATGCGGGAGCGCGTGGCGGCCGACGGCGGCGAGCTCCTGACGGCGCCACGGCGGCTCGGCGGGTTCGTGGTCCGCGCCCAGGTGCCGCTGCGCAGGGAGACCGCCGACGCCCGACGGGAGACCGCCGATGTCTGA
- a CDS encoding ABC transporter permease, producing MSAQRPAVPSMWGSTLLVAEREITTQVRTKAFLVSTAITLVLVLAGIVAPSLFGSDDDATKVAVVASTSAVVESAEGLEAVLADDADEARRLVADEEVEAAVLPGGGAVGLTVVGLTSAPSEVVGALSVSPTVEVLEGDGTSDGLRMLVSLAFGFVFMMSAMGSGSMIAQNTVQEKQTRIVEILLSAVPSRALLAGKILGNSVVAFGQTVAIAVVAVIGLVVTAQDDLLGVLGSAIVWFVVFFVVGFVLVAAIFAASASLVSRQEDVGSVLTPVMTLVMIPYFLVLFLNDNAFAMTVMSYVPFSATVGMPVRLFLGEAQWWEPLLSMGILITSTLVVTAIAARIYSGSLLRMGGRTTVREALRADS from the coding sequence ATGAGCGCGCAGCGCCCTGCCGTGCCCTCGATGTGGGGCTCCACGCTCCTCGTCGCGGAGCGCGAGATCACCACCCAGGTCCGCACCAAGGCGTTCCTCGTGTCCACCGCGATCACTCTCGTCCTCGTCCTGGCCGGGATCGTGGCCCCCTCCCTGTTCGGGTCGGACGACGACGCCACCAAGGTCGCCGTGGTCGCGTCGACCTCGGCCGTCGTGGAGTCCGCCGAGGGCCTGGAGGCGGTGCTGGCGGATGACGCTGACGAGGCACGGCGACTCGTCGCCGACGAGGAGGTCGAGGCGGCAGTGCTGCCCGGTGGCGGCGCGGTGGGCCTGACGGTCGTGGGCCTCACCAGTGCCCCGTCCGAGGTGGTGGGCGCGCTGTCGGTGTCGCCGACCGTCGAGGTGCTCGAGGGCGACGGGACGAGCGACGGCCTGCGGATGCTGGTGTCCCTGGCCTTCGGGTTCGTGTTCATGATGTCGGCCATGGGGTCGGGCAGCATGATCGCGCAGAACACCGTGCAGGAGAAGCAGACCCGGATCGTGGAGATCCTGCTCTCGGCGGTCCCGTCGCGTGCGCTCCTCGCGGGGAAGATCCTGGGGAACTCAGTGGTCGCGTTCGGCCAGACGGTGGCGATCGCCGTCGTCGCGGTGATCGGGCTGGTCGTCACCGCCCAGGATGACCTGCTCGGGGTGTTGGGCTCGGCGATCGTGTGGTTCGTCGTGTTCTTCGTGGTCGGGTTCGTGCTGGTGGCCGCGATCTTCGCGGCGAGCGCGTCGCTCGTGTCACGCCAGGAGGACGTCGGCTCAGTGCTGACCCCGGTGATGACGCTCGTGATGATCCCGTACTTCCTGGTGCTGTTCCTCAACGACAACGCGTTCGCCATGACGGTCATGTCGTACGTGCCGTTCAGCGCCACGGTGGGGATGCCCGTGCGGCTGTTCCTGGGGGAGGCCCAGTGGTGGGAGCCGCTCCTGTCGATGGGGATCCTGATCACGAGCACGCTGGTCGTCACGGCCATCGCGGCGCGCATCTACTCCGGGTCCCTGCTGCGGATGGGCGGGCGCACCACGGTGCGGGAGGCGCTGCGGGCCGACTCCTGA
- a CDS encoding response regulator: MSEQITVLLVDDQALVRGGFATILDAQPDITVVGEASTGAEGVAAARRLDPDVICMDVQMPDMDGLEATRQVVADPGIRAGVLMLTTFNRQDYLVEALSAGASGFLLKNSRPAQLVDAVRALAAGDALLAPEVTRAVIRQALEGAAAGRDLGVRAAPPHGGGLPAEVSALTDRELGVLRLLARGLSNDEIAAELVVGRATVKTHVSNVLMKLALRDRVQAVVFAHQHGLVSSD, translated from the coding sequence ATGTCTGAGCAGATCACGGTGCTGCTGGTCGACGACCAGGCGCTGGTGCGCGGCGGGTTCGCGACCATCCTCGACGCGCAGCCCGACATCACCGTGGTGGGGGAGGCCTCCACCGGGGCCGAGGGCGTCGCCGCCGCGCGCCGGCTCGACCCCGACGTGATCTGCATGGACGTGCAGATGCCCGACATGGACGGCCTCGAGGCCACCCGGCAGGTGGTCGCCGACCCCGGGATCCGCGCCGGCGTGCTGATGCTCACCACGTTCAACCGGCAGGACTACCTGGTCGAGGCGCTGAGCGCGGGCGCCAGCGGCTTCCTGCTGAAGAACTCGCGTCCCGCGCAGCTGGTCGACGCGGTGCGCGCGCTCGCGGCCGGCGACGCGCTGCTGGCGCCCGAGGTGACCCGGGCGGTGATCCGGCAGGCGCTCGAGGGCGCCGCCGCCGGGCGGGACCTCGGCGTGCGGGCCGCTCCGCCGCACGGCGGAGGCCTCCCCGCGGAGGTGTCGGCCCTCACCGACCGGGAGCTGGGCGTGCTCCGGCTGCTGGCCCGCGGGCTGTCGAACGACGAGATCGCCGCGGAGCTCGTCGTCGGCCGGGCGACCGTCAAGACGCACGTGTCCAACGTGCTCATGAAGCTCGCCCTGCGCGACAGGGTCCAGGCGGTGGTGTTCGCGCACCAGCACGGCCTGGTCTCCAGCGACTGA
- a CDS encoding GyrI-like domain-containing protein — translation MRLPQVELAVATHRGADETTPHVYAALGEHVARHELSVDGPIRESYLEGFPGIDPHSVTEIGWPVFRISR, via the coding sequence GTGCGGCTCCCGCAGGTGGAGCTCGCCGTCGCCACCCACCGCGGCGCCGACGAGACGACGCCGCACGTCTACGCGGCGCTCGGCGAGCACGTCGCCCGCCACGAGCTCTCAGTCGACGGGCCCATCCGGGAGTCCTACCTCGAGGGGTTCCCCGGGATCGATCCGCACTCCGTGACCGAGATCGGGTGGCCCGTCTTCCGGATCTCCCGCTGA
- a CDS encoding histidine phosphatase family protein: protein MTAGRVLLWRHGRTAHNASGRLQGQVDIPLDDVGLWQARTAAAALAARYRPTRVVSSDLSRARATAGALAAQVGLELVLDPRVRERSFGDWEGMTSDEIAARWPDEHAAWARGGEPHRPGGESRADVAERMREAVGEHAAGLGAGDTLVVVTHGAAISLAVGALLGLPSDWRGITGPSNAHWAELHAGRLSHGGAWRLTGYNLGPTDASADWNAGPDQQVRDPD from the coding sequence ATGACCGCGGGGCGCGTGCTGCTCTGGCGGCACGGGCGCACCGCGCACAACGCCTCCGGGCGTCTGCAGGGACAGGTCGACATCCCGCTCGATGACGTGGGCCTGTGGCAGGCCCGGACCGCGGCGGCCGCGCTGGCCGCCCGGTACCGGCCCACGCGCGTCGTCAGCTCGGACCTCTCGCGAGCACGGGCCACCGCCGGCGCGCTCGCCGCGCAGGTCGGGCTCGAGCTCGTGCTCGACCCGCGTGTGCGGGAGCGCTCGTTCGGCGACTGGGAGGGCATGACCTCCGACGAGATCGCGGCGCGCTGGCCCGACGAGCACGCCGCGTGGGCGCGGGGCGGCGAGCCGCACCGTCCTGGCGGCGAGAGCCGTGCGGACGTGGCGGAGCGCATGCGCGAGGCAGTGGGCGAGCACGCGGCCGGGCTCGGCGCGGGGGACACCCTCGTGGTCGTCACCCACGGCGCGGCGATCAGCCTGGCCGTGGGCGCGCTCCTCGGGCTGCCCTCCGACTGGCGGGGCATCACCGGTCCCAGCAACGCCCACTGGGCGGAGCTGCACGCGGGGCGCCTCTCGCACGGCGGGGCGTGGCGGCTCACCGGCTACAACCTGGGCCCCACAGACGCCTCGGCGGACTGGAACGCGGGACCCGATCAGCAGGTCAGAGATCCCGATTAG
- a CDS encoding sigma-70 family RNA polymerase sigma factor yields MTSVTGSSAASDGGLERDFAALVEPMRREIMAHCYRMTGSVHDAEDLVQETYLRAWRAMHGFENRSSLRTWMFRIATNTCLTHLAARSRRPLPTGLGAAAADPAHEPRPDEAVTWLEPLPDTVVWGNPTTDPAVAAVDRESVRLAFVAALQHLTARQRAVLLLRDVLAWSAAEVADALDMTVAGVNSTLQRARANVARLDREAPGEIEGERLRGLLDAYVAAFEAYDVPAIVELMAADVVWEMPPFPGWYAGPADVAALISTWCPASGPGSMRMVPTAANGAPAYGLYMAGADGAHRPFQVQVLEVGDRGVGRVTAWFGPRLFSAFGLPDELEPAEA; encoded by the coding sequence ATGACCTCCGTCACAGGATCCTCCGCGGCGTCGGACGGAGGGCTGGAGCGTGACTTCGCGGCCCTGGTCGAGCCCATGCGGCGCGAGATCATGGCGCACTGCTACCGGATGACGGGCTCGGTGCACGACGCCGAGGACCTGGTGCAGGAGACGTACCTGCGCGCGTGGCGCGCGATGCACGGGTTTGAGAACCGGTCGTCGCTGCGCACCTGGATGTTCCGGATCGCCACGAACACGTGCCTCACGCACCTGGCGGCGCGCTCGCGGCGCCCGCTGCCCACCGGCCTCGGGGCGGCCGCCGCCGATCCCGCGCACGAGCCCCGACCGGACGAGGCGGTGACGTGGCTCGAGCCGCTGCCCGACACGGTGGTGTGGGGCAACCCGACCACCGACCCGGCTGTGGCGGCGGTGGACCGCGAGTCGGTGCGACTCGCCTTCGTGGCGGCCTTGCAGCACCTCACCGCGAGGCAGCGCGCCGTCCTGCTGCTGCGCGACGTCCTGGCCTGGAGCGCGGCCGAGGTGGCCGACGCGCTCGACATGACCGTGGCGGGCGTGAACTCGACGCTGCAGCGGGCCCGGGCGAACGTCGCGCGGCTCGACCGCGAGGCGCCCGGCGAGATTGAGGGGGAGCGGCTGCGAGGCCTGCTCGACGCCTACGTCGCCGCGTTCGAGGCGTACGACGTGCCGGCCATCGTGGAGCTGATGGCCGCGGACGTGGTGTGGGAGATGCCGCCGTTCCCCGGCTGGTACGCCGGGCCCGCGGACGTGGCGGCGCTCATCTCGACGTGGTGCCCCGCCAGCGGGCCCGGCAGCATGCGGATGGTCCCCACCGCCGCCAACGGGGCGCCGGCGTACGGCCTCTACATGGCCGGGGCCGACGGCGCGCACCGGCCGTTCCAGGTGCAGGTGCTCGAGGTCGGAGACCGAGGGGTCGGCCGCGTGACCGCGTGGTTCGGGCCGCGGCTGTTCAGCGCGTTCGGGCTGCCCGACGAGCTGGAGCCGGCCGAGGCGTGA
- a CDS encoding MerR family transcriptional regulator, giving the protein MRPSMTIGDFSRATHLSAKALRLYHQSGLLTPAAVDAHNGYRRYAPEQLADARVIRELRALGLPVDVIRDVLAAPAVATRAELVSEHLERMEARLEEARAVRSLRGLLDETSAPIPITHRSVPETLAVAITETIALADLGTWFQRSVAELTALADGGALRRSGPYGGE; this is encoded by the coding sequence ATGCGCCCTTCCATGACCATCGGCGACTTCTCCCGGGCCACCCACCTCAGCGCGAAGGCGCTGCGCCTCTACCACCAGTCCGGGCTGCTCACCCCCGCCGCCGTCGACGCGCACAACGGCTACCGCAGGTACGCGCCCGAGCAGCTGGCCGACGCCCGGGTCATCCGCGAGCTGCGCGCACTCGGGCTGCCGGTCGACGTGATCCGCGACGTGCTCGCAGCCCCGGCCGTGGCCACGAGGGCGGAGCTCGTCTCCGAGCACCTCGAGCGCATGGAGGCGCGACTCGAGGAGGCCCGTGCCGTGCGGAGCCTGCGCGGCCTGCTGGACGAGACGTCGGCGCCCATCCCGATCACGCACCGCAGCGTGCCGGAGACGCTGGCTGTGGCGATCACCGAGACCATCGCGCTGGCCGATCTCGGCACGTGGTTCCAGCGGTCGGTGGCCGAGCTGACCGCCCTCGCCGACGGCGGCGCGCTGCGCCGGAGCGGGCCCTACGGCGGGGAGTGA
- a CDS encoding MarR family winged helix-turn-helix transcriptional regulator yields MAEPSDRVARIQAEWRRERPDLDVAPQGVIGRLHRLAGRLTAELVAVYERHGLGEGEFDVLAALRRAGAPYERAPVDLARHTMVTTGAMTKRVDRLVAAGLVERRPAEGDGRRRIVALTPAGLEVIDAAFAEHMQNERRLVDQLSPDDQAALEPILTRWLQAYEGE; encoded by the coding sequence ATGGCAGAGCCGAGCGACCGGGTGGCCCGCATCCAGGCGGAGTGGCGTCGGGAGCGGCCCGACCTCGACGTCGCGCCCCAGGGGGTCATCGGGCGGCTGCACCGGCTCGCCGGGCGCCTCACCGCCGAGCTGGTCGCCGTCTACGAGAGGCACGGGCTGGGCGAGGGCGAGTTCGACGTGCTCGCGGCGCTCCGCAGGGCGGGCGCCCCGTACGAGCGCGCCCCGGTCGACCTCGCCCGGCACACCATGGTCACCACCGGTGCGATGACCAAGCGGGTCGACCGGCTCGTGGCCGCGGGGCTCGTGGAGCGCCGGCCCGCCGAGGGCGACGGCAGGCGCCGGATCGTCGCGCTCACCCCGGCGGGGCTCGAGGTGATCGACGCCGCGTTCGCCGAGCACATGCAGAACGAGCGGCGGCTCGTGGACCAGCTGTCGCCCGACGACCAGGCGGCGCTCGAGCCGATCCTCACGCGTTGGCTCCAGGCGTACGAGGGCGAGTGA